The following are encoded together in the Coffea arabica cultivar ET-39 chromosome 1c, Coffea Arabica ET-39 HiFi, whole genome shotgun sequence genome:
- the LOC140036835 gene encoding transcription initiation factor TFIID subunit 15b-like — translation MYGQQGDGSGPPPMGGGGYGGNGSSGGYGGGGYGGSGGGGGGGGYGSSGGGDGGYGGSGGGYGGGGGRGGGRGGGGGGRGGGGYGGNMQNRGGGGGYQGGDRGGGGGYQGGDRGGRGGGGGRGGGRGGGSGRDGDWRCPNPSCGNLNFARRDKCNKCGALPPAGAGDRGDRGGGNYNRDGNNAGYGNNRGGRGGGSRGSGYGHGREDSGYSQGRGDGGYGQGRDDGGFGQSPVVAPSYGGHGGNYAPPPSSYGGNPNYAQDAVPPPSSYSGGPSSYPPSYGAPPGGYDGGYGGGPRNLGGGYGGAPAEAPVKVKQCDENCGDACDNSRIYISNLPPDVTIEELQELFGSIGQVARIKQKRGYKDQWPWSIKLYTDDQGKNKGDAVLSYEDPSAAHSAGGFFNNHDLRGYAISVAMAEKSAPKPASQHGYGGGGRGGYGGDRRRDNYRDGGGSGPDRNYHGGNRSRPY, via the exons ATGTACGGTCAACAAGGCGACGGATCTGGTCCACCGCCTATGGGCGGAGGAGGTTATGGAGGTAACGGAAGCTCTGGAGGATACGGCGGCGGAGGCTACGGTGGCtctggaggaggaggaggaggaggaggctaCGGTAGCTCTGGAGGAGGAGATGGTGGTTATGGAGGAAGCGGTGGAGGATACGGTGGCGGCGGTGGCCGGGGAGGCGgtagaggtggtggtggtggaggcaGAGGAGGTGGTGGTTACGGCGGTAATATGCAGAATCGAG gtggtggtggtggatacCAAGGAGGAGATCGTGGGGGTGGTGGTGGCTACCAAGGGGGGGACCGCGGAGGTCGTGGTGGAGGTGGCGGTAGAGGAGGTGGCCGCGGTGGTGGAAGTGGCAGAGATGGGGACTGGCGTTGTCCTAACCCAAG CTGTGGGAATTTGAACTTTGCTAGAAGAGATAAGTGTAACAAATGTGGTGCACTCCCTCCTGCTGGTGCTGGTGACCGTGGTGACAGAGGTGGTGGTAATTATAATAGAGATGGCAATAATGCAGGATATGGAAATAATCGAGGTGGGAGAGGTGGAGGCAGTAGAGGCAGTGGCTACGGTCATGGAAGAGAGGATAGTGGTTATAGTCAAGGAAGAGGTGATGGAGGTTATGGTCAAGGAAGAGATGATGGTGGCTTTGGTCAGAGCCCTGTTGTAGCTCCTTCTTATGGTGGACATGGTGGTAACTATGCACCACCACCTAGCAGTTATGGTGGAAACCCTAATTATGCTCAAGATGCTGTTCCTCCACCTTCAAGCTATAGTGGGGGGCCTTCTTCATATCCTCCATCATATGGTGCTCCACCTGGTGGCTATGATGGAGGCTACGGAGGTGGTCCACGGAATCTGGGTGGTGGATATGGTGGTGCTCCAGCTGAAGCTCCTGTTAAAGTGAAGCAGTGTGATGAAAACTGTGGGGATGCGTGTGACAACTCGAGAATTTACATTTCAAATTTGCCTCCAGATGTGACCATTGAAGAACTTCAAGAACTTTTTGGAAGCATTGGACAA GTTGCAAGGATCAAACAAAAGCGAGGTTATAAAGATCAGTGGCCCTGGAGTATAAAACTGTACACAGATGACCAAGGAAAAAACAAAGGAGATGCAGTTTTATCTTATGAAGATCCTTCTGCAGCACACTCTGCTGGTGGCTTTTTCAATA ATCATGATCTACGAGGTTATGCAATCAGTGTGGCTATGGCTGAGAAATCTGCACCAAAACCTGCCTCACAGCATGGATATGG GGGAGGTGGTAGAGGCGGTTATGGGGGTGATAGACGTAGAGACAACTACAGAGATGGTGGAGGTTCTGGTCCAGATAGAAATTATCATGGAGGAAACCGTTCACGCCCTTATTAG
- the LOC140036850 gene encoding protein FLC EXPRESSOR-like, which translates to MAGRNHPYSRQQHRRSSIDGPRVLHQGLQRPHPAALIEAQQREIQALLLDNQRLAATHVALKQELAVADQELRHLSSTAVSVKANTDARVHEVYERSLKTEAELRSIDELGADLSQVKTDIQKMTADRKEFTSKLRELNEELVLAHSELDQLPAIQEEIQAMRQEIKRGRAAIEYEKKMHATNLEQSQIIEKNMISMAHEIEKLHAELANAEKRARAAAAASTAATPAPGYASVYSDAVYGGNLYSDHYPMQQVQGGINVSTQYGPGGVPHGTSAPYDIQWSNVHR; encoded by the exons ATGGCCGGACGAAATCATCCTTACTCAAGACAACAGCATCGTCGTTCTTCAATTGACGGACCCCGAGTTCTCCACCAAGGCCTTCAGCGACCTCACCCTGCCGCTCTAATCGAGGCCCAACAGCGGGAGATCCAAGCTCTCCTCCTCGACAACCAGCGCTTGGCCGCCACCCACGTGGCACTCAAGCAGGAGTTGGCCGTCGCCGACCAGGAGCTCCGCCACCTCTCTTCCACAGCCGTCAGCGTCAAGGCCAATACCGATGCTCGGGTGCACGAGGTTTACGAGAGGTCGCTCAAAACCGAGGCGGAGCTCCGCTCGATTGATGAACTCGGTGCTGATTTGTCTCAGGTAAAAACTGATATTCAGAAAATGACGGCCGACCGTAAAGAATTCACGTCAAAGCTGCGTGAACTCAACGAAGAGCTCGTGTTGGCCCACTCTGAATTGGACCAATTGCCTGCGATCCAAGAGGAAATTCAGGCCATGCGTCAGGAAATAAAAAGAGGAAG GGCGGCTATTGAATATGAGAAGAAGATGCACGCCACTAACCTTGAACAGAGCCAGATTATAGAGAAAAATATGATATCTATGGCTCATGAAATTGAAAAACTGCATGCTGAGCTTGCAAATGCAGAAAAGCGAGCAAGGGCAGCAGCTGCAGCATCCACTGCAGCTACTCCAG CTCCTGGTTATGCGTCTGTCTACTCTGATGCTGTATATGGTGGGAACTTGTATTCGGACCACTACCCAATGCAGCAG GTTCAAGGTGGTATTAATGTCAGTACTCAGTACGGCCCTGGAGGAGTGCCTCATGGAACTAGTGCGCCTTATGACATTCAATGGTCAAATGTACATAGATAG
- the LOC140036832 gene encoding glucan endo-1,3-beta-glucosidase 9-like: MASTTLPFLYTALQLLTLLSIVHFSRVIATGVNWGTSASHPLPPAQVVQLLKANNVTKVKLFDADPDVLQALAGSNIYVTVGIPNSMLRSLNSSLKAAESWVHDNLTRYVSDGAGSVRVEFIAVGDDPFLQSFGEQFYPFVVGAAANIQTALVKVNLANKVKVVTPCSFDAFQSESGLPSRGQFRPDLNKTMAEVLTFLNKHRSPFFVSISPFLSYHQNKNVSLDFALFREGAHPRNDSHRSYKNSFDLSYDTVVMALSTAGFPRMDIIIGQIGWPTDGAANATSSVAQVFLKGLVDHLDSRLGTPLRPRDLPVETYIFSLLDEDQRSRTPGNFERHWGIFTFDGQAKYQVDFVHGSGKLINAQNVQYLSPKWCVVNNNKDLSNISAHALEACSAADCSALSPDGSCSDLSWPGNVSYAFNSFYQQHDQSADSCDFGGLGLITTVDPSVENCRFMIGLRNSLSVSLRRSSQFHWFISPVATMLLCLVCVIW; this comes from the exons ATGGCTTCAACAACCCTCCCATTTCTTTACACTGCCTTGCAGTTACTAACCCTGTTGAGTATCGTCCATTTCTCTAGGGTTATAGCTACAGGTGTGAACTGGGGCACCTCGGCGTCACATCCTCTACCCCCGGCCCAGGTGGTGCAACTGTTGAAGGCCAATAATGTCACTAAAGTGAAGCTGTTTGATGCTGACCCAGATGTCCTCCAGGCTCTTGCGGGTTCTAATATTTACGTAACTGTTGGCATTCCCAATTCTATGCTTCGTAGCTTGAACTCGTCTCTTAAGGCTGCTGAGAGTTGGGTCCACGATAATCTCACCCGCTACGTCTCTGATGGTGCCGGCTCTGTCCGTGTAga GTTTATTGCTGTTGGAGATGATCCGTTTCTCCAGAGTTTTGGTGAGCAATTCTATCCATTTGTAGTTGGTGCTGCTGCCAACATCCAGACAGCTCTGGTCAAAGTTAACCTGGCAAACAAGGTAAAAGTTGTCACTCCGTGCAGCTTTGACGCTTTCCAGTCGGAATCTGGCCTGCCATCAAGAGGACAATTTAGGCCAGATCTCAACAAAACCATGGCTGAAGTTCTCACGTTTTTGAACAAGCACAGATCTCCTTTCTTTGTTAGCATTTCCCCTTTTTTGAGTTATCATCAAAATAAGAATGTTTCCCTGGACTTTGCTCTCTTCCGAGAAGGTGCACATCCCCGTAATGACAGTCATAGATCATACAAAAACAGCTTTGATTTGAGCTACGATACAGTTGTAATGGCATTATCAACAGCTGGATTCCCTCGGATGGATATAATCATTGGGCAAATTGGTTGGCCTACAGATGGAGCTGCAAATGCTACCTCATCTGTAGCTCAGGTTTTCTTGAAAGGCCTGGTGGACCACCTTGATAGCAGATTAGGAACTCCACTAAGGCCTCGAGATCTGCCAGTGGAGACTTACATATTTAGCCTATTAGATGAAGATCAGAGAAGCAGAACTCCCGGAAATTTTGAGAGGCACTGGGGCATCTTCACTTTTGATGGTCAAGCAAAATATCAGGTTGATTTTGTCCATGGCTCCGGAAAACTCATAAATGCACAGAATGTCCAGTACCTCTCTCCCAAATGGTGTGTTGTGAATAACAACAAAGACTTGTCCAATATAAGTGCACATGCTCTGGAGGCATGCTCTGCTGCGGATTGTAGTGCATTGTCACCTGATGGTTCCTGTTCTGACCTTTCTTGGCCTGGAAATGTTTCCTATGCTTTCAATAGTTTCTATCAGCAGCATGATCAAAGTGCAGACAGTTGTGACTTTGGGGGCTTGGGCTTGATAACTACAGTTGATCCTTCAGTTGAAAATTGTCGGTTCATGATTGGACTAAGGAATTCACTCTCAGTGTCCCTTCGCAGGTCTTCTCAGTTCCACTGGTTTATCTCACCAGTTGCAACCATGTTGTTGTGTTTAGTATGCGTAATCTGGTGA